A stretch of DNA from Gottschalkia acidurici 9a:
GAAGTTCAACTAAAGACGGTGCTAAGATATTATCAGTAGATTCTAATCACATCAATGGGGAAATATCTCACGTTATAGATTCCGACTCTAGTCTCAACGTTGCTAGCAGTTCAGTTAGGTCATCAGTAATATGTGATGATGGTATGAATTATTTCGCAGTTAGGAGTTCATCAAACAGCAATCAATATAATTTATATTATATTAAGAACGGTGTCATCACTACAAAGTGTGTAATCGGTACTAATAACACAGGTTACCCAGTACATTTAACCACTGATGGTAAATATATATTCGTACTTATATTCACATCAACTAGTAATTTAAAACTATTTGCTATAGACCCCGAATCTATAGTGGATGGTACTACATTGACATCTAGCAATTATATATCAGAGACTAACGGTACTTTAGGTACTTACAAAGTGATAACACTGTCAAGTGTTTCAAATATCGATATTGTATACACTGATAATATGATAGCGTGGACTACTATAACTAGAAGGTCGCCCGAGGCCAATGTTGAGAGTGTAACTACCACGTTACATAGGGTTGTCGACGGAGTTATAAATGTTAATTATTCTCAAATGTACTCACAAACTTGGGAACTTACATCGCCAATAAATTCTCCTAGAATACTAATTGGGTCTAACATGAATAAAGTGTCTATTTTATTTTTAAGAGCTTCACAATTCCAAGCATTTGATTATAAATTTAGATATAATGATTCAGAAGGTAAGTACAGTGTTACAACAGTGAATAGGGGTGTAGCCTCTAACGATGTCCAAGGTGCGTCGTTTGTCAGGTCGCTTTCACCAATAGTACGGGACAGTGTTGGAAATTACTACTTAATAGCCTATTGTAGTAGAATAAGTTCAACGGGTACAGGTATGCACTGCTTAAGGTCTATTGATGAAGGTAATTCGTGGCACGCTTATTCCACACTTGATGGTTCAAATAATAGTGTTAGCACTCCATCATTAACTATAGACTCGAATCAACGCTTAACTTCAATGTTTCCCCGAGTTAGTGGTGGGATTTTAAATCGTAGAATCTATACCAACTTAACAACTTCAACTGACAATTGGACTGAACCTCAAATGGTAACTGGTACTAAAACATCTGGGGTGATGATTACTGCCTCTGGGGAATATCCGTATTTCGACATTGTTATACCTCCAAATTATTATTTGGAGACTGACGGTATAGCACAGTACCAATGTGATTACACTGTCGATTATAATATTGATACTTACACATTGGATAAGACGGTTTCGTTTAATAAGTATGAGTCAATTCCTGTTTTCACTCCTGACAGGTATACTTTGGACATGGCAAGTCAAAATTATGGTATTACAGTCAGGAACCTCTTGGGTTATCTGACAGTTAACTCTAATAATAGCGTAAATGTTGTCAATAACGAGGTTGTGAACTCTAACTATCCTATAACGGGTAATATGAAGATATTATCAGGTTCAGATTCGTTCGACATTAATAGTGTGAGTGGAAGTTTAAATTATAAAGGTGTCACTGACAGGTTAATGACTAACCTTCCTAGTGTTTCATACGTTGGTAGATTGACAGTTACTAGTGATGGTACAATTGTAGTCCCAATAGTGTACCAACTGGGCACTGGTTGGGATTCCACTGTTATATATAGTAGGGACAGTGGAATAACTTGGACTTTACATCCATCAGCGTTGAGGATTGGGGGTGTAGCAGTGGGTAGTGAAAACTTTACAATGGATGTTGTTGAATATAATGGTAATATTGGGTTCGCAGTTACCAATATAAGCACTGATACATCAGCTACGTGGAGAAGTTTAAACTTAAATAGCTCGAACTATTTACAACAAGTAAACTTGTATAACGTTCCGGGTGATGTGACAACTAGTAATTACAACTCATTCTTTGCAAATGGACACGTATACTTCACACTTGGACTCAAGAACGGTAGCACTAAGAAGGTTTACTTATACGTATATTCTGTACAAGCAGATGGTTACACTCTCATTAATGTTCGTAATGCTGTTATTGAGTCCCATACTACACCCACATCAGGTACTGTTGGGGATAATGCCGTAAAGAGTGTTCCTTACGTTTACAATAGGCAGACTCATACGGTTACAGTGTTCTCAAGATATATAAGTGAAACACAATCATCACTTATATATGTTCTGCATAATTTACCAACTTCCAGTATAACTTATAGTTCGATAATTAATTCGACAGTGATTGATGATAACATTAACACTAAAACTATTGACTTTGATGTAATTGTAGACGGTGACACGATTAAAGTGGTGTATGTAAATTCTGATGGAGATATGGTTTATACTGAGTTTATTCCCAACCCTAAGCAAATATTAAAAAGTATAGTTATAGGTAAAGGTGTTTCCCCTAAGCTTACACCTTCTGACACATTACCATTACGATTGCTATATAAAGATGGTAATGTAATAAGGAGCATGTATTATGATTGAGAAACAGATATTTGGAGTAAATCTCCGATAGAAACCATTGGTGACACTATAGTAACGACTAATTATACTAATGATGATTCTATTCCACCATTTGTTATATTTGACAAAGATGGTAGGGAGCAACACGAGGGCAGTTTAATGAAATTTACAGGTTCAAATATTGCATATGATAATTATACCTTAGATGTTGGTAATCACGTTTTAAATGGTAAATACAATTCGTTGGATTTAGAAGTTTCGAGTAATAATATTAATGCGACTATTAACTTAGAAGGAACATATGGGGTTGAGTTTGAAGTTGATAGCTTGTCTATAAACGATGTTGATGTTTCAATTAAAGGTTCAAATATGATAGTTGATGATATTGTATACGGTGTCACCAACTAGTAAAAGGGTGAATTTAGATGGCAGTAATTAAGAATCAAGCAGTAATCCAAAGTATGAATTTTAAAAAGGATACAAATAGTACGGTGGCTGATTTAATCTTACAAGTTGCAAAAAACAAATAGCCTTAGAGAACATTAGTAACGAACTCGGATTAAACGAATCAGGAGATGTTGGGCTTGATGGTGTTAGTAAGATTAGTAATGCAGAAATGACAAGTGCTGACTTAATCCTAGCAATTGCTAGTCAGGATATAAGGATTACAAATATAGAGAATGAATTAAAGAATATCAAAAGCCGACTTGATTTACTAGAAGGGGTGAGGTAATGGAAATCAATTGGTTTATTAGAATTAAAAACTTATATGATAGTGGATGTTATAAACCTGAAGCGCTAGACACTTTCGTACAAGCGAAATTCATAACAGAGGAAGAAAAAATACTATTATTAACAAAGCAAAGTAGGCACTAGAGATAGTGTTTTTTATTTTGCCTTTTTTTAATTCAAAGGCGAGGTGTGAGATGGATATAACAAATATGGTAGCAACACTAGGCTTTCCCATAGTAGCTTGTGTGGGACTGGGGTTATTTATAAACAAAATTATAACCAAGGCTATGGATAGTACAGAAGAAAGAGAGAGTAGGATACTTACCGAGTTAAGTAAAGTAAATGACACTAATGATAACCTGGTGCAAACTAACGAAGAAATTGTAAAGACAAACTCTATCTTGGTTCAAGAAATTAGAACAGAAATGTCTGGCATAGGAAATAAGCTAGATAATTTAAAAGATGAAATGAGAAGAAAATAGAAACTAAGGAGGTTTTATTTATGAAAACAACAATGTTGGATCCTGGACACGGAGGAATTGATCCAGGTGCTACAGGCAATGGATATAAAGAAAAAGATTTAACATTAAAATTATGCCTAGATGTTAAAACGGAAGTAAATAGACATGGTTTAGGAGTACATCTTACTAGGACAGATGATAGATATGTTTCATTAAAAGATAGGAGTAAAATTGCTAATAACTTAAAAGTAGATTCTTTTGTTTCAATACATTTTAATTCAGCTAATAATGTAAATGCTAAAGGATTAGAAATATATCACTATCCTAATAGTACTAAAGGTCATGAGTTAGCTAGTAAAATACAATCTGAACTAGTTAATGCAAATCTATACTTAGCTAATAGGGGTGTAAAATCAGCCAACTTTGCAGTGTTAAGGGAAACAACAATGACATCATCTTTATTAGAAGTTTGCTTTATAAATAATGCTGAAGATATTAAATTTTTCATAAATAACTATGATAAGTATGTTCAAGCAATTACTAAAGCCATAGTGGAGTATCATGGAGTTAAGTATATTCCACCTAAACAAGAGATTTCAGCATCTTCCATAAAAGATATTGTACTTGTAGATGATAAAATTAATATCATGCTGCTATCTGAACACATTACAATAGATGGCTTTATAAAAGATGGAGTTACTTACGTTGATATAAATGATAACTATATAAGCATAAGACAGATATTTGAGAGCCTAGGCCTAACGGTTGGATGGGATAATGATCTTAGATTAATTACTGCAGATATTAATAAAGAATATAAATCTACTGATAACTCAATAGATGTTCTTTTATTAAGAAATAAAATTAGTGTAGATACAATCAAGCATGAAAATAAGAATTGCGTCAAGATAGACGGTGCTTACATTCCAGTTAGAGACATCTTTGAAAGTCTAGGATTTAAAGTAGAGTGGAATGAAGCTAATAACATGGTATTAGTAAATAAGGAGGATAAATAATGAACTTAATAACTGAAAACATCAACTCATTAGCACTAATAGCAACCACTACATTAGTGCTATTTTATTTATATAAGAAAGGTAAGAAAGTATTAGTTAAAAGAGTATTGAGAGATCTAGTAACAAAAGCAGAAGAACATTATACGAATGGACAAGGTAAAAGAAAGAGACAGTATGTTATAAAAGAGTTTTATAAGAAAGCTCCTATACTGAAAATCTTTTTATCTGAAAAAGAACTAGACAGTTTAATAGAGTTAGCAGTAGAAGAGTTAAAAGAAAAATTGAATTAATGTTTAAAAATAAAGGCTAGGCTATGGAATTAATCTATAGTCTAGCCTATTTTTTAATTGCGACCTTAAATTGCGATTTAGTTTAAATCATGTCAAATAGTTGGAAAATATGGTATAATAAATCAATTAAGATATAGTGTAACTTAAATACTTTATTTATAGAAGCTTAATATGAGTTGAGATTGAGTTTAGAGTAAATTGTCCTATAATTTGATTCACAATCGTTATTAAAAACGGAAGGAGATCTATAGTGAATAAATTACAGTCAAAGAATAATGATGTTGACAATACTTTAGCATGGACTTTAGCATTTTTACCAATTATGATTATGATATTGTGTCTAATATATATATTAATATTTGATACAAACAGTATTTCTGGTAAGTTGTTAAGATTTAGTATAATTAGTATCAACCTTAGCTTATGTATTCTTGATGAAAGAAAATTGAAAAAACTAGGATATGACACTGAAAATCTTTTGCTTTGGATTTTGTGCTTCACTCCAGCGTATCTTTTCGAAAGAGAAGATATATTGGACCAAAAAAGAAGTTATTCTATCATTCACATTATAGGATGGATGGTTCTAATCATTACTTCAATTATTTTCTTTCCTTAAAATACTATGCCGTATCATAGGTTATAAGCTACAAACTAGAAGGGGTGTTATACATGACTAATAAAACTCAAAACGTATTTAAGTATATTTCATTAGTTTTATTATTATCAGGTATAGCTGTTTGGGTATGGTATATTGTAACTATTATAATATTAGGCAGAATGCCTTATGGAGAAATTTTGATAACTGTACCAATAGGTATGTTTGGAGTAATGACGGGTCTGGTATCTAAAAACAATAAGTTAATAGTTTTAAATATTATACAAGCATTGGCTTTACCAGTATTGTTTTACATTGCTTCTTTTCAGGTGGCAGCAGAGTTAAAAAATAGATAAGAAATGGCAATTTAAAGCCATAGTCAGTTTTAAAATAATTTTTGATATAAATATATGGTTACGCTTTAAAACTCTTTAAAACTGAAAATAGAAGGTTTAAATTAAAGGGTAGGTTATAGATTGATTTCTATAGCCTACCCTGTTTTTATTTAATTATTTGTATGCTTCTTTATTGTTCTTTTTAAGTCCTATATACTAACTCTCACGTTTTATTGTTAATAAGAATGATGTTAGTATTAAAGAAGATACAATTGATGTACATAGTATAATAGAGTTTCGTTCATCTAGATTCAATATATTTATAGTAAAAGCTATTAGGGGTGTCGCCAGCAATTTAACATTTTTATACGCTAAGGGAATAAAAATCTCAAAATCAACATTTTGAGATACTCTAAGATTGGGTATTCATAGTATGTAGGGATACGGTAACGATCCGTAAAAGGCAGCCACAAGACATTATCTACTATTTTAATGTCTTGTGACTGCTTTTTGTTCGGAAAAAAGGAATGTTGTGCATTAAGCTTACTGTAGATTATGCTTATACTACGCTATTCAGTTTCATCTAGACACTAATGTTTTTTAACTTGCGACTAAAATTCAAAGTGTACAATAGACCAAACTAAATTTGTTTGTAAAGTAAGTTTCATACTTACATACTAAATGAAATAATTCTCTTTCCACGATTTGGGCCATTCTCAAAATCTTTGTGTGAATTTTTGATATCATCTAATGTAAAATGATATATTTTATCAACATGGATTTTTAGCTTCTTATCGGTATATAAACTAACAATTGAATGTAATGTCTCTGGTCTGATGTCACCTCTTATAAATTGTGCTTCGACGCCATATTCAACGGCCTTTTTTTGGTCAGGTACTCCAGCAGTAGAAAACATCTTGCCAGCAGGTTTCATTACTCTATAGCTCTTCTCCTGAGTCGTCCCGCCGATAGTGTCTATTACCAAATCAATATCTTGAAGGACTTCTTCAAAATTTACTGTTGTATAATCAACTATTTCATCGGCACCAAGTTCTTTAAGAAAATCCTTGTTACTTTCAGTTGCTGTTGTAATCACATAGACACCTGCATTCTTTGCAAGTTGTATAGCCATACTGCCAACACCACCTGCTCCACCATGTATCAAGACTCTTTGATTAGGCTTAACTTGACCATGACCGATAACAGCACTCCATGCTGTACAAGTAACTACTCCTAAGCCACCAAGAGGCACCAAATCGATATCACTTGGTACTTTAGCAACAAAGCTACTTTCATCTACAGCAATGTATTCCGAATATGTTCCCGTAAGAGTCACACCTGTAACGTAATCTCCAACTTGAAATTTTGTGACGGTTTCACCAATCTGGGTAACGATTCCAGAAAAGTCCTGACCTAGCAAATGTGGAAACTTAGGTTGCAATTCTGGGGGCATTGTTGCTTGCATCCCGCCTTTTCGCATCACTACATCAATATGATTGACACTTGTTGCCACCATTTTGATTAATAATTGGTTTGCAGTAATAGATGGTATGTTTTCATTAACCTCAAATAGAACATCTTCAGAACCGTAATCACGCATAAGAATTTTTCTCATAATATAAACATTCCTCTCTTTCTAATTTTATAAGATATAGTTTGTTGCTTACTCATAGTATAACTGGTATAATAAAAAAATAGAAGTACGATAAAAAAACATATATACTATCAAAAAGTATACTTTGAGGTGATTACATGAAAAATGAGAATTATGAAATAGATATAACACAATGCCCTATAGCACCTGTTCAAAAAGTAATTAGTGGAAAGTGGAATATGGTCATTATATATTTTTTAAGTCAAGGGGTAATGCGTTTTGGCGAATTGCAAAGAAAGCTTCCCGGTGTTACACAAGCAGCATTAACAAAACAATTAAGGTTATTGGAAGAATATAAAATGGTTCATCGAGAAATTTATAAACAAGTTCCACCAAAAGTAGAATATTCATTAACAGAGACTGGAATTAAATTTTTACCAGTTCTTACAGCCTTAGAGGAGTGGGCAACGGAGTATCAAGTATTAGAAAGTAGCGCATTATCATAGGAGCATATAAACTTTACCTAGATCTATCAGGATAACTGTAAAAGGAACTAGTTTATTAAACAGTTGAAATATTGATATCTAAAAATGACCTCCTAGCTTTAGTTTTAAGGAGGTTAAAAACAATACCAATAGGTATATGTCATAAAATAAACTAAGGAGTTAATCAAACTCCTTTTTATCTATAATTGCAAATGGTGCTATATAGGAAGATTGATGTTAGAAAATCCAATTTATGCCCCCAATATATAAGTAGCAACAAGCTATACCATAAAGTTAATCTATAATCTAGCTTGTTTTTTACTATCCCTTCATTTATCCGATTCTATTGATATTTTTGTTTTCTAATTATATTAAAAATACTCTAATTAAATCCCAATAATTCTGCTATAATAAATAGAGATTGATTTATGTACAAGGAGGAAAAGCTAATGAATGAACAAAACGTTGCAAACGTTGAATATAAGAATGTTATAGGTATGTATCATGTTGCTACATGGGGATGTCAAGCTAATGAACATGACTCTGAGAAAATATCAGGGATATTAGAGTCTTTAGGATATTTACCTGCCAACAACAGAGATGAAGCCGATATAATAATCTTTAATACTTGTCTAATTAGAGAAAATGCCGAGTTAAAAGTTTACGGTAATCTAGGAGAGCTAAAGTCCTTAAAAAGACAAAATCCTAATCTTCTAATTGGTATTTGTGGGTGCATGATGCAAAAAGAAGAAGTTAGAAACTTAATAAAAGAAAAGTATAGATTTGTAGATCTTATATTTGGTACTCATAATCTTCATAAGCTACCTGACCTAATATCAAGTAATAGGAAGTCAACAAAAACTATTGTAGATGTGTGGGAAGACGGATCAGATATAATAGAAGGGGTTCCTTCTAAAAGAAAATTTGATTATAAAGCTCTTGTAAATATAACTTATGGATGTAACAATTTCTGTACTTATTGTATAGTTCCATATACAAGGGGTAGGGAAAGAAGTAGAGAACCTGAAGATATATTAAAAGAAATTAAAGAGTTAGTAAAAAATAATTGTGAAGAGGTTACTCTTTTGGGTCAAAATGTTAATTCGTACGGAAAAACATTGAAAGAACAAATCTCATTTGCAGAACTTTTAAGAATGATTAATGAAATAGATGGCTTAGAAAGGATTAGATTTATGACTTCACACCCCAAAGACTTATCAGATGAATTAATATATGCTATTAGAGATTGTGACAAGGTGTGTAATCATGTACATTTACCTTTCCAGGCAGGAAGCAATAGCATCTTAAAAGCTATGAATAGAAGGTATACAAAAGAGCAGTATTTATCACTAGTAAAAAAATTGAAGCAAGAAGTCCCAGACATATCTCTAACAACAGATATTATAGTTGGATTTCCAGGTGAGACAGAAGAAGACTTTGAAGATACTTTAGACGTAGTTAAAGAGGTAAAATTTGATTCAGCATATACATTTCTTTATTCTATAAGGGAAGGGACACCGGCTGCTACAATGGATAATCAAGTACCTGATGATGTTAAACATAATAGATTTAGAAGACTTTTGGATACCTTAAACCCTATTATTTATGAAAACAATTTAAAATTTAAAGATACAGTTCAAAAGATACTTGTAGAAGAAGCAAGTAAATCAGACGAATCGATGTTAAGTGGTAGAACAGAAACTAGCAAATTAGTTCACTTTAAAGGTGAGAAAGACTTAATTGGAAGTATAGTCAACGTTAAAATAGATACTGTGAAGACCTGGTCATTAGAAGGTCATATTGTAGAAGATGAGCAGTAAAGTGAATCCTCTAGATAAAGCTAGAGAGCTAGGGTATGCTATTCTTCAATCAGTAGAGTATGAAAATTTAATTAAAGCAGAAGAAGATTATTATAATGATCCTGATGCCACATTGCTAGTTAAAAGATTAAATGATAAAAAATCTGAGTATAATTTACTAGATGATAAGTCTGATAAAGAAAATGAGATTAACAAATTGCAACAAGCTATTGAGAATAATACAGCTATACAAAATCTTTATCAATGTAAAAATAGATATAATAAACTTTTAACTAATATAGATAACATAATAAAATTTATAACAAACGAAAGTGAAAGAACTTCAATAGATACAGTCCATGAAAAAAGGGGCTGTAATGGTTGTTCAGGCTGTTGTAAAAAATAGACTAGTTAAACTAGTCTATTTTATTGTTCATATTTAATATGTTATAATAGTATTCAGTAAACCAGTTTGGAGGTAACTAATTTGGCAAAACTAACACCTATGATGAAACAATACTTTGAAATAAAAGAAAAATATACCGACTGTATTCTTTTTTTTAGACTTGGTGACTTTTATGAGATGTTTTTTGATGATGCATTAATTGCATCAAGAGAACTAGAGATCACATTAACAGGGAGAGAATGGGGACAAGAAGAAAAAGCTCCTATGTGCGGAGTGCCTTTCCATTCAGCAGATTCTTACATAGCTACTCTTGTAGATAAGGGGTATAAAGTTGCTATATGTGAACAAGTTGAGGATCCTTCTGAAGCTGTCGGAATAGTGGAGAGAGATGTGGTAAGGGTAGTAACACCTGGAACTATAATAGACACTAAAGCTCTAGACGAAAAAACTAATAACTACTTATGCTGTATTTACTTTGATTCTAATGATAGCTGTGCAGGTATTTCATATGTAGACATATCAACAGGTGAACTATACACCACTCAAATAGCTAGCAAAAAAGATACTTTAGTAAACTCTATAATAGATGAACTTGCTAAAATTAGACCTACTGAATTAATAGTAAATAATCTACTTATTAATGAAAATATGATAATAGATACAATTAGGAAAAAATTTAGTATATTTATAAATCCTTATCATGACTGGGCTTTTGAGAATCCTTTGGCTATAGATAATATTAAACGCCAATTTTCAACAATGAGTTTAAATGGACTTGGTCTCGCTGATAAAAGCTATTCTATTATATCAACAGGAGCTCTCTTAGAATATCTAAATGAAACTCAAAAAACTTCTTTAAAACACATAAATAATATAAATATTTACTCTCTAGAAAGCTATATGATATTAGATATAAACACTAGAAGAAACCTAGAGTTAACAGAAACCATTAGAGGAAAAAGCAAAAAAGGTTCCCTATTAAGTGTATTAGATAGAACCTCTACGTCTATGGGAGCTAGACTATTAAAGAAATGGATAGAAGAACCCTTAATAGATAAAGAGAAAATAGAATATAGACTAGATATAGTAGAATATTTTACAGAAAATATAATATTGATGAATGATATAAAGGAAATTCTTAAAAATGTATATGACATTGAAAGACTAATGGGAAGAATAGTTTATGGAAACTGTAACGGTAGAGATCTGATATCACTAAAAAGTTCTATAAGTAAGGTTCCAGAGTTAAAGTCCATACTAGAGACTTGTGATAGTAAAGAACTTATAAAATTAGGTAGGGAAGTAGACTGTCTTGATGATATACATGAACTTATAGATTTAGCTATAGTTGAAGAACCTCCTATAGCTATAAAAGAAGGAAATTTGATAAAACCTGAGTATGATGAAGAACTATCACTCTTAAAAGAAGCTTCTATAAAAGGTAAAGAGTGGCTTTCAAAACTTGAAGAAAAAGAAAAAAATAATACTGGTATTAAAAACTTAAAAATAGGATTTAATAGAGTATTTGGATATTTTATCGAAGTTTCTAAGTCGAACGTTAAACTAGTTCCAGATTACTTTATAAGAAAACAAACCCTAGCGAATGCAGAGAGATATATAACAGATGAGCTTAAAGAAATGGAAGAAAAGATATTAGGTTCTGAAGAAAAAATGGTAGAGCTAGAATATAACATATTTTTAAATATAAGAGATAAAATAAGAGCTAATGTAATTAGAATTCAAAATACCAGTAAAATAATCTCTGAGATAGATGTCATGAATTCCTTATCTTATTCAGCCTATGAGAATGACTACAAAAGACCTACAATTAATAGTAATGGAGTAATTGATATAAGAAATGGTAGACATCCAGTTGTAGAAAAAGTGCTAAGCAACGAGTCATTTGTTCCAAATGACACTCTTCTAGATTGTGATGACAATAGACTCTCTATAATAACTGGTCCTAATATGGCTGGAAAGTCTACTTATATGAGACAAGTTGCTTTAATAACTCTTATGACTCAGTTGGGAAGTTTTGTTCCCGCAGATGAAGCAAATATAAGTATAGTAGATAGAATCTTTACTAGAATAGGGGCATCCGATGACCTTTCACAGGGCCAAAGTACTTTTATGGTAGAAATGAGTGAAGTTGCGAACATATTAAATAATGGAACTAAAAATAGTTTAATAATACTTGATGAAATAGGAAGAGGTACTAGTACTTATGACGGTCTTAGCATAGCTTGGGCGGTGTCTGAATATATAAGTGATAAATCTAAGATGGGCTCAAAAACTTTATTTGCTACACATTATCATGAATTAACTGAACTTGAAGATAAACTAAGTGGAGTAAAAAACTATAAGATACTAGTTCAGGAAAATGAGAATGACGATATAATATTCTTAAGAAAAATAGTTAGAGGCGGAGCTGATAGAAGTTACGGTATCGAAGTAGCAAAATTAGCAGGAGTTAGAGAAGATGTTGTTAAAAGAGCATATGAAATACTACAAAGCCTAGAAGAAAATGATATAAATAGGTCTAAGAGTTCTCATCAAAGCTTTAATGAAATGACTAAAGTGAATAGAACAATAGAAAAGGATTCTAACATTGAAGTTCCTTTAGAACTTATAGCTATTAATAATAAACTTGAAGATGAAAATAATAAAAAAGAAGAGTTCATTAAAAAAATAAAGTCATTGGATATAATGAAAATAAGTCCATTAGATGCAATAAATATATTGTATAAACTATGGGAAGATTCTAACAAACTATCTAACGATTAGATATATATTTAAGTATACTTTGGCGGTGATACTATGAGTAAATTAATAAAACTTCTGGATGAAAAAACTATAAATAAAATAGCAGCAGGAGAAGTTGTAGAGAGACCTTCTTCTGTTGTAAAAGAACTAGTAGAGAATTCTATAGATGCTCAATCAACATCCATAACAATAGAAATCATAAGCGGTGGAAAGAAATACATTAGAGTAACGGACAATGGTGTAGGTATAAGTAAGAAAGATATTGAGTTAGCATTTTTAAGACACTCTACTAGTAAAATATCTAAAGTTGAGGACTTAGGTAGTGTTAATACCTTAGGATTTAGGGGTGAAGCACTCGCGAGTATTTCAGCTGTATCTCAGCTTGAAGTAATAACTAAAACATCTAGTGATTTAAGTGGAGTTAAAGCTATAATAAATGGTGGAGTAGTAAGAGAGAAATTAGATGTAGGTTGTCCAAAAGGAACAACTCTAATAGTCAGAAATCTATTCTATAACGTTCCTGTAAGACAAAAGTTTTTGAAGAGTGAAGGTACAGAAGCATCATATATAAGTGATATTGTATATAAGCTCGCTCTAAGCAATCCTGCAATTTCTTTTAACTATATAAAAGATAATAAACAGATTGTAAAAACACCAGGAAATGGAGATATGAAATCAACAGTTTATAGTCTTTTAGGTAAAAGCTTTTTAGATTCTACTTTTGAGCTATGTAGTGAAGCTAATGGAATAAAGATTCATGGACTAATATCTAACACCTCTTTTACTAGAGGAAATAGGAGTTCTCAATATATTTTTGTGAATGGAAGATATATTAAAGATGAAAATATATCTAGATCTGTAGAAGATAGTTATAGAACTGTAATACCTTCAAATAGATATCCTGTATTTTTAATTTTTATAGATATAGATTCTATTAATTTAGACGTAAATGTACATCCTACTAAAACAGAGGTTAGATTTTC
This window harbors:
- a CDS encoding sialidase family protein, whose protein sequence is MASTEKTGFLGLNQWVGSDKPKRQDFVDDNKKIDNRLKELNDKIVNSIGYGVDYGLDVKPQAIPDMTVNISSGVVYMPDGTKVELSEDISLTVNAADITNPRIDIVYIDANGNIEYLEGIPSPSPVAPAPPIGSLLLAEINVAANATAITSDSIVDKRKMNITIEEISSQVNIKVEEIESQVTDIANKVENISASDIEVRRELLRLESQLAREREKDLNLIVQNVSGLGMFDTFNTTEYVDMSTTTAKYNSLGDNFSFAINDSVISVHEDTNNNTLVSTDNIAIGSSTKDGAKILSVDSNHINGEISHVIDSDSSLNVASSSVRSSVICDDGMNYFAVRSSSNSNQYNLYYIKNGVITTKCVIGTNNTGYPVHLTTDGKYIFVLIFTSTSNLKLFAIDPESIVDGTTLTSSNYISETNGTLGTYKVITLSSVSNIDIVYTDNMIAWTTITRRSPEANVESVTTTLHRVVDGVINVNYSQMYSQTWELTSPINSPRILIGSNMNKVSILFLRASQFQAFDYKFRYNDSEGKYSVTTVNRGVASNDVQGASFVRSLSPIVRDSVGNYYLIAYCSRISSTGTGMHCLRSIDEGNSWHAYSTLDGSNNSVSTPSLTIDSNQRLTSMFPRVSGGILNRRIYTNLTTSTDNWTEPQMVTGTKTSGVMITASGEYPYFDIVIPPNYYLETDGIAQYQCDYTVDYNIDTYTLDKTVSFNKYESIPVFTPDRYTLDMASQNYGITVRNLLGYLTVNSNNSVNVVNNEVVNSNYPITGNMKILSGSDSFDINSVSGSLNYKGVTDRLMTNLPSVSYVGRLTVTSDGTIVVPIVYQLGTGWDSTVIYSRDSGITWTLHPSALRIGGVAVGSENFTMDVVEYNGNIGFAVTNISTDTSATWRSLNLNSSNYLQQVNLYNVPGDVTTSNYNSFFANGHVYFTLGLKNGSTKKVYLYVYSVQADGYTLINVRNAVIESHTTPTSGTVGDNAVKSVPYVYNRQTHTVTVFSRYISETQSSLIYVLHNLPTSSITYSSIINSTVIDDNINTKTIDFDVIVDGDTIKVVYVNSDGDMVYTEFIPNPKQILKSIVIGKGVSPKLTPSDTLPLRLLYKDGNVIRSMYYD
- a CDS encoding XkdX family protein; translated protein: MEINWFIRIKNLYDSGCYKPEALDTFVQAKFITEEEKILLLTKQSRH
- a CDS encoding phage holin, LLH family, producing MNLITENINSLALIATTTLVLFYLYKKGKKVLVKRVLRDLVTKAEEHYTNGQGKRKRQYVIKEFYKKAPILKIFLSEKELDSLIELAVEELKEKLN
- a CDS encoding N-acetylmuramoyl-L-alanine amidase, translating into MKTTMLDPGHGGIDPGATGNGYKEKDLTLKLCLDVKTEVNRHGLGVHLTRTDDRYVSLKDRSKIANNLKVDSFVSIHFNSANNVNAKGLEIYHYPNSTKGHELASKIQSELVNANLYLANRGVKSANFAVLRETTMTSSLLEVCFINNAEDIKFFINNYDKYVQAITKAIVEYHGVKYIPPKQEISASSIKDIVLVDDKINIMLLSEHITIDGFIKDGVTYVDINDNYISIRQIFESLGLTVGWDNDLRLITADINKEYKSTDNSIDVLLLRNKISVDTIKHENKNCVKIDGAYIPVRDIFESLGFKVEWNEANNMVLVNKEDK
- a CDS encoding NADP-dependent oxidoreductase; translated protein: MRKILMRDYGSEDVLFEVNENIPSITANQLLIKMVATSVNHIDVVMRKGGMQATMPPELQPKFPHLLGQDFSGIVTQIGETVTKFQVGDYVTGVTLTGTYSEYIAVDESSFVAKVPSDIDLVPLGGLGVVTCTAWSAVIGHGQVKPNQRVLIHGGAGGVGSMAIQLAKNAGVYVITTATESNKDFLKELGADEIVDYTTVNFEEVLQDIDLVIDTIGGTTQEKSYRVMKPAGKMFSTAGVPDQKKAVEYGVEAQFIRGDIRPETLHSIVSLYTDKKLKIHVDKIYHFTLDDIKNSHKDFENGPNRGKRIISFSM